One Sanguibacter keddieii DSM 10542 genomic window carries:
- a CDS encoding phospho-sugar mutase, which yields MTSTESTDSTGATATEDLDALARRVEAWIADDPDAFSRNELTALLATARSGEEHVGDAAVEDLRDRFAGSLQFGTAGLRGAMQAGPNRMNRAVILRAAAGLAAYLVGSLGDEAGAEGGHKHGLLHRHEAAPARPKIVVGYDARHNSHTYALDSAAVFTAAGLDVVLLPSALPTPVLAFAVRHLDADAGVMVTASHNPPADNGYKVYLGGRAVTGSGQGAQIVPPFDALIAAKIAAAPAAAQVPRAEDGWSIAGPDVLEAYLASVGRLAVDEAPRDLKIVVTPLHGVGGAVVESVLRGAGYHDVFLVPEQAEPDPAFPTVAFPNPEEPGAIDLSLAYAQTLGADLVIANDPDADRCAVAVKDHRAVLDHAKNSGGDTGPQEGWRMLHGDEVGALLGELVASSATSGLLASSIVSSRLLGRIATAHGLDHASTLTGFKWISRVDGLVFGYEEALGYCVDPAQVRDKDGISAALRMVQLADTLKAQGRTLVDALDDLARAHGLHLTDQLSARFTDLAQIPATMQRLRTAPPASLAGSAVVETVDLSDGVDGLPPTDGLRLLAEDGSRVIVRPSGTEPKVKCYLEVIVPVAGDASVDEVSEARQVASARLQAIRADMSAALGIAPA from the coding sequence ATGACCAGCACCGAGAGCACAGACAGCACCGGCGCCACCGCCACCGAGGACCTCGACGCACTGGCGCGCCGGGTCGAGGCGTGGATCGCCGACGACCCCGACGCCTTCTCGCGCAACGAGCTCACCGCCCTCCTGGCGACGGCACGCTCGGGCGAGGAGCACGTCGGTGACGCAGCGGTCGAGGACCTGCGCGACAGGTTCGCGGGGTCGCTCCAGTTCGGGACGGCCGGCCTCCGGGGTGCCATGCAGGCCGGCCCCAACCGGATGAACCGCGCGGTGATCCTGCGCGCGGCCGCCGGTCTCGCGGCGTACCTCGTCGGCTCTCTCGGTGACGAGGCCGGCGCGGAGGGCGGCCACAAGCACGGTCTGCTGCACCGCCACGAGGCGGCGCCCGCCCGACCGAAGATCGTGGTCGGGTACGACGCGCGGCACAACTCGCACACCTACGCCCTCGACAGCGCGGCGGTCTTCACCGCTGCGGGCCTCGACGTCGTCCTGCTGCCGTCGGCGCTGCCGACCCCGGTGCTGGCCTTCGCGGTGCGCCACCTCGACGCCGACGCCGGTGTCATGGTGACCGCGAGCCACAACCCGCCGGCCGACAACGGCTACAAGGTGTACCTCGGCGGACGGGCTGTGACCGGCTCGGGCCAGGGCGCGCAGATCGTGCCGCCCTTCGACGCCCTGATCGCGGCGAAGATCGCGGCGGCCCCCGCTGCCGCTCAGGTGCCGCGCGCCGAGGACGGGTGGAGCATCGCCGGGCCCGACGTCCTCGAGGCCTACCTCGCCTCGGTCGGCCGCCTGGCCGTCGACGAGGCCCCCCGTGACCTGAAGATCGTCGTCACCCCGCTGCACGGCGTGGGCGGCGCGGTCGTCGAGTCCGTGCTCCGCGGGGCCGGGTACCACGACGTGTTCCTGGTGCCGGAGCAGGCCGAGCCCGACCCGGCCTTCCCGACGGTCGCCTTCCCCAACCCCGAGGAGCCAGGGGCGATCGACCTGTCGCTCGCCTACGCCCAGACCCTCGGTGCCGACCTGGTGATCGCGAACGACCCGGACGCCGACCGCTGCGCCGTGGCCGTCAAGGACCACCGTGCGGTGCTCGACCACGCGAAGAACTCCGGCGGCGACACCGGCCCGCAGGAGGGCTGGCGCATGCTGCACGGCGACGAGGTCGGCGCGCTCCTGGGCGAGCTCGTCGCGTCGAGCGCGACGAGCGGTCTGCTCGCGAGCTCGATCGTGTCGTCACGCCTGCTCGGACGCATCGCCACGGCCCACGGTCTCGACCACGCGTCGACGCTCACCGGCTTCAAGTGGATCTCCCGCGTGGACGGGCTCGTGTTCGGCTACGAGGAGGCGCTCGGCTACTGCGTCGACCCCGCCCAGGTCCGCGACAAGGACGGCATCAGCGCGGCCCTGCGGATGGTCCAGCTCGCCGACACGCTCAAGGCGCAGGGGCGGACGCTCGTCGACGCGCTCGACGACCTGGCCCGGGCGCACGGCCTGCACCTCACCGACCAGCTGTCGGCACGGTTCACGGACCTCGCGCAGATCCCCGCCACGATGCAGCGGCTGCGCACCGCACCGCCGGCGAGCCTGGCGGGGTCGGCGGTCGTCGAGACCGTCGACCTCTCCGACGGCGTGGACGGTCTGCCGCCCACCGACGGGCTGCGGCTGCTCGCCGAGGACGGCTCGCGCGTCATCGTGCGCCCGAGCGGCACCGAGCCGAAGGTCAAGTGCTACCTCGAGGTGATCGTCCCCGTCGCCGGCGACGCGAGCGTGGACGAGGTGAGCGAGGCCCGGCAGGTCGCCTCGGCCCGCCTCCAGGCGATCCGCGCCGACATGTCGGCGGCGCTGGGCATCGCCCCGGCCTGA
- a CDS encoding DUF4352 domain-containing protein: MATSPRHQPSPQQPAQHPAGQSQPGSQPPGTAPGVQVPEGYVLAPAPRKKRFVRRHPVLTLVGLVVAVVVVVQLAGGSGEVAPASPGPSSGASDAGEPGTDAAPAEDAPAGVGTPVADGAFEFVVTGVEPGVARVGDEMFGADAQGQFVLVRVTVTNVGDSAQVFDASAQSLVDGQGRTHSADSGAAIYLPDANSFLTSVNPGNTVDGIVVFDIPADATPASVDLHDSLFSGGVTVALG; the protein is encoded by the coding sequence ATGGCCACGTCGCCGCGCCACCAGCCGTCACCCCAGCAGCCTGCCCAGCACCCGGCAGGCCAGAGCCAGCCCGGCTCCCAGCCTCCGGGCACGGCGCCCGGCGTCCAGGTGCCGGAGGGCTACGTCCTCGCACCCGCCCCGCGCAAGAAGCGCTTCGTGCGGCGCCACCCCGTCCTCACCCTGGTCGGCCTCGTCGTCGCGGTGGTCGTCGTCGTGCAGCTGGCGGGCGGCTCGGGCGAGGTGGCACCGGCATCGCCCGGGCCGTCGTCCGGTGCCTCGGACGCCGGTGAGCCGGGGACGGACGCGGCTCCCGCAGAGGACGCCCCGGCCGGCGTCGGCACACCGGTCGCCGACGGAGCCTTCGAGTTCGTCGTCACCGGTGTCGAGCCGGGCGTCGCACGGGTCGGTGACGAGATGTTCGGCGCCGACGCCCAGGGGCAGTTCGTGCTCGTGCGCGTCACCGTCACCAACGTCGGAGACTCGGCGCAGGTCTTCGACGCGAGCGCGCAGTCGCTCGTCGACGGTCAGGGCCGGACGCACTCGGCGGACTCGGGAGCGGCGATCTACCTCCCCGACGCCAACAGCTTCCTCACGAGCGTCAACCCCGGGAACACGGTCGACGGGATCGTCGTCTTCGACATCCCGGCCGACGCGACGCCGGCCTCGGTCGATCTCCACGACTCGCTGTTCTCCGGTGGGGTCACCGTCGCCCTCGGGTGA
- a CDS encoding sensor histidine kinase has protein sequence MRDTRDDSPDHRQQPGRWSRAVDPSDDQADSHQTRAHPASAGAPRAGRRPRRTVALDVLLVATALSSMLVATAYSSIPYPDDTARTAWAIAGMVVGTGVASLVLVRRTYPVLVALVGSVYALVLPGDAVVALVGLAAVVSSRPRAQAVRVGALVAVATTVAVLRDALRPAVGQVFSVKTPTGEPAAVPGWVHVAVLVVALGVAVGTGLYRRTRQDLFEVRAEQHAQAKTSAHLRTELTRQEERDLIAREVHDTLAHRLSLVSLQAGALEVVAAGDPEMEEAASAVQANAHRSLEDLRGLIGVLRDPGSARSLAPETPAQLSLDDLAELLTTTREAGTPVVATVVVNDASTASAPFTHAVYRIVQESLTNAGKHAAGLPLDVALTASAASGLHLRVSNPLTVTESTVPGARAGITGIHERVRLLGGRADVGPRDGRFVVDVWLPWSVSEA, from the coding sequence GTGCGAGACACCCGAGACGACTCCCCCGACCACCGGCAGCAGCCCGGACGGTGGTCTCGCGCCGTGGACCCCTCCGACGACCAGGCCGACTCCCACCAGACCCGCGCCCACCCGGCCAGCGCCGGCGCGCCTCGCGCCGGACGTCGACCGCGGCGCACGGTCGCGCTCGACGTCCTGCTGGTCGCCACCGCGCTGTCGAGCATGCTCGTCGCCACGGCGTACTCGTCGATCCCGTACCCGGACGACACCGCGCGGACCGCGTGGGCGATCGCCGGGATGGTCGTGGGCACCGGGGTCGCCTCCCTCGTCCTCGTGCGGCGGACCTACCCGGTGCTCGTCGCGCTCGTCGGGAGCGTCTACGCGCTCGTGCTGCCGGGCGACGCCGTCGTCGCGCTCGTCGGCCTCGCAGCCGTCGTCTCCTCGCGTCCGCGGGCCCAGGCGGTGCGTGTCGGCGCACTCGTCGCGGTCGCCACGACGGTCGCGGTCCTGCGGGACGCGCTGCGTCCCGCCGTCGGCCAGGTCTTCTCGGTCAAGACGCCCACCGGTGAGCCTGCGGCGGTGCCCGGCTGGGTGCACGTAGCGGTCCTCGTCGTCGCTCTCGGGGTGGCCGTCGGCACCGGTCTCTACCGGCGCACCCGCCAGGACCTCTTCGAGGTGCGGGCCGAGCAGCACGCGCAGGCGAAGACGAGTGCGCACCTGCGCACCGAGCTCACCCGCCAGGAGGAGCGCGACCTCATCGCCCGCGAGGTGCACGACACGCTCGCGCACCGGCTCTCGCTCGTCTCGCTGCAGGCCGGGGCGCTCGAGGTCGTCGCCGCCGGTGACCCCGAGATGGAGGAGGCCGCGAGCGCCGTGCAGGCGAACGCGCACCGGTCTCTCGAGGACCTCCGTGGGCTCATCGGTGTCCTGCGGGACCCGGGCTCTGCGCGCAGCCTCGCGCCGGAGACCCCGGCCCAGCTGTCGCTCGACGACCTCGCCGAGCTGCTCACCACGACCCGAGAGGCGGGCACGCCCGTCGTGGCGACGGTCGTGGTCAACGACGCCTCGACGGCGAGCGCGCCGTTCACCCACGCCGTGTACCGGATCGTGCAGGAGTCGCTGACCAACGCCGGCAAGCACGCCGCCGGGCTCCCGCTCGACGTCGCGCTGACCGCGAGCGCCGCGTCGGGCCTCCACCTGCGGGTGTCGAACCCGCTCACCGTCACGGAGAGCACGGTGCCGGGTGCCCGCGCCGGGATCACGGGGATCCACGAGCGGGTCCGGCTGCTCGGTGGACGCGCCGACGTCGGGCCGCGGGACGGTCGCTTCGTCGTGGACGTCTGGTTGCCGTGGAGCGTGTCGGAGGCCTGA
- a CDS encoding response regulator codes for MIRVLLVDDDPLVRRSLRQILDSDPRLTVVAEADDGDGAVPAVQAHHPDVVVMDLRMRRVHGVEATAAVRRLPDPPEVVAMTSFGADEQVLRALDAGARGFLLKDATPTAIKEAVHAVVAGDASLSPAVARYVVDHVTSDPHGPARAAASRELDGLTDRERAVALGVHAGLTNDEIAQRMYVSAATVKTHLSSVLARLGLEGRVQLAILVERSGTAAQG; via the coding sequence GTGATCCGTGTCCTGCTCGTCGACGACGACCCGCTCGTCCGTCGCTCCCTCCGGCAGATCCTCGACAGCGACCCGCGCCTCACCGTCGTGGCCGAGGCCGACGACGGGGACGGCGCCGTCCCCGCCGTGCAGGCGCACCACCCCGACGTGGTGGTCATGGACCTGCGCATGCGGCGCGTCCACGGCGTCGAGGCGACCGCTGCGGTCCGGCGGCTCCCCGACCCTCCGGAGGTCGTGGCGATGACGAGCTTCGGTGCGGACGAGCAGGTGCTCCGGGCGCTCGACGCCGGTGCGCGAGGGTTCCTGCTCAAGGACGCGACGCCGACCGCGATCAAGGAGGCCGTGCACGCCGTGGTCGCCGGTGACGCGTCGCTCTCCCCCGCCGTCGCGCGGTACGTGGTCGACCACGTGACGAGCGACCCGCACGGACCGGCGCGGGCCGCCGCGTCCCGGGAGCTCGACGGGCTCACCGACCGTGAGCGAGCGGTGGCCCTGGGGGTGCACGCCGGCCTCACCAACGACGAGATCGCGCAGCGCATGTACGTCAGCGCAGCGACCGTCAAGACCCACCTGAGCAGCGTCCTCGCCAGGCTCGGCCTCGAGGGGCGGGTCCAGCTCGCGATCCTCGTCGAGCGGTCGGGTACCGCGGCACAGGGCTGA
- a CDS encoding dihydrofolate reductase family protein, whose product MRRLTYGLNVSLDGYVSAAGDDLSWSEPSDELFEWWLHEEQAVSLLLYGRRLWEDMSAYWPTRDQQPGTTPAQAAYAQNWRDTPKVVFSSSLAGAGGGSPADALGWDARLVSGDAVAEIARLKAGDGGLMRVAGATLGRSAMRAGLVDEYAVVTHPVVLGGGAPFFAARDRWLRLDLVETRTFDGGVVLTRYQTRR is encoded by the coding sequence GTGCGCAGACTCACCTACGGCCTGAACGTGTCCCTGGACGGCTACGTCTCTGCAGCGGGCGACGACCTCTCCTGGAGCGAGCCGAGCGACGAGCTGTTCGAGTGGTGGCTCCACGAGGAGCAGGCGGTCAGCCTGCTCCTCTACGGACGCCGCCTGTGGGAGGACATGAGTGCCTACTGGCCCACCCGCGACCAGCAGCCCGGGACCACCCCTGCCCAGGCCGCCTACGCGCAGAACTGGCGTGACACGCCCAAGGTGGTGTTCTCGTCGTCGCTGGCGGGGGCCGGGGGAGGCAGTCCTGCTGACGCCCTCGGCTGGGACGCTCGCCTGGTCTCCGGCGACGCGGTCGCGGAGATCGCCCGGCTCAAGGCCGGGGACGGCGGGCTGATGCGGGTCGCCGGTGCGACGCTCGGCAGGTCGGCGATGCGCGCCGGGCTGGTCGACGAGTACGCGGTCGTCACCCACCCCGTCGTGCTGGGCGGCGGTGCCCCGTTCTTCGCCGCGCGAGACCGCTGGCTGAGGCTGGACCTCGTGGAGACGCGGACCTTCGACGGTGGCGTGGTCCTCACCCGGTACCAGACGCGCCGCTGA
- a CDS encoding siderophore-interacting protein, producing the protein MAPEPRPVRVPTETAVVRTERLTPHMVRVVLGGPGLVGFDPTVWTDRYVKLCFPPEVEGQRDRQRTYTVRWYDAEAAELAIDFVVHGDEGLAGPWAASAQPGDPMSLLGPGGAYAPSEDAGWHLLVGDESALPAIAAALEAVPAGARVKAFVEVDGPSGELPLTSPGVSADDGPLVVWVHRAVEGPAVPGSEDSPLVEAVTGWAFPEGEPQVFLHGDAGFVKTIRRYLRGERGVPVEALSASGYWRRGRTEEGWRSDKAAWKAEVDSDDAALVG; encoded by the coding sequence GTGGCACCCGAACCCCGTCCCGTCCGTGTCCCGACCGAGACCGCGGTCGTCCGGACCGAACGACTGACCCCGCACATGGTCCGCGTGGTCCTCGGCGGTCCCGGGCTCGTCGGCTTCGACCCCACGGTCTGGACGGACCGCTACGTCAAGCTGTGCTTCCCGCCCGAGGTCGAGGGGCAGCGGGACCGGCAGCGGACCTACACGGTGCGCTGGTACGACGCCGAGGCCGCGGAGCTCGCGATCGACTTCGTGGTGCACGGCGACGAGGGCCTCGCGGGCCCCTGGGCCGCCTCGGCACAGCCCGGCGACCCGATGTCGCTCCTCGGGCCGGGCGGCGCCTACGCCCCGTCGGAGGACGCCGGGTGGCACCTGCTCGTGGGCGACGAGAGCGCGCTCCCCGCGATCGCGGCGGCACTCGAGGCGGTGCCCGCGGGGGCGCGGGTCAAGGCCTTCGTCGAGGTCGACGGTCCGTCCGGCGAGCTGCCCCTCACCTCGCCCGGGGTCTCCGCCGACGACGGACCGCTCGTGGTCTGGGTCCATCGCGCCGTGGAAGGACCGGCCGTCCCGGGGAGCGAGGACTCCCCGCTCGTCGAGGCCGTCACCGGGTGGGCCTTCCCGGAGGGCGAGCCGCAGGTGTTCCTGCACGGCGACGCCGGCTTCGTCAAGACGATCCGCAGGTACCTGCGCGGTGAGCGCGGCGTGCCGGTCGAGGCGCTGTCCGCCTCCGGGTACTGGCGCCGCGGCCGCACCGAGGAGGGCTGGCGCAGCGACAAGGCGGCGTGGAAGGCTGAGGTCGACTCCGACGACGCGGCGCTCGTCGGGTAG
- a CDS encoding Ig-like domain-containing protein: protein MPTIVTEPTLAVGASATSAVSGEPVVLDVTVGSGYPTGPSGEVELVVDGAPTGAPVALVDGAVALEVPALPVGDHSLAVRYLGDSRYSPVESGTVPLVVAQGSVDVLVATAGPPASAGSAVASSGTADLTDAGAAVLAASAADLTVSVVPQAPAAGVPTGAVSATVDGAPVEVAAELVDGAAVLTLPDLPVGDRTVVVTYSGDAAFVAAESVALVVTVADDGTAVPVPVPVDPGPGDEEGDPTEPAVAGAGAAQPGSGLAVTGADVTLLAALALLLAAAGAVTVRTVRRRRGTAG, encoded by the coding sequence GTGCCGACCATCGTCACCGAGCCGACGCTGGCCGTCGGCGCGTCGGCCACGTCGGCCGTGTCCGGCGAGCCGGTCGTCCTCGACGTGACCGTCGGCTCGGGCTACCCGACGGGCCCGTCGGGCGAGGTCGAGCTGGTGGTCGACGGCGCACCGACCGGTGCGCCGGTGGCCCTCGTCGACGGCGCCGTGGCCCTCGAGGTCCCGGCCCTGCCGGTCGGAGACCACAGCCTCGCCGTGCGGTACCTCGGTGACTCCCGCTACTCGCCGGTCGAGAGCGGGACGGTGCCGCTCGTCGTGGCGCAGGGCAGTGTCGACGTGCTGGTGGCGACGGCGGGCCCCCCGGCGTCGGCAGGCTCCGCGGTGGCCTCCTCCGGTACCGCAGACCTGACGGACGCCGGTGCCGCGGTCCTCGCGGCCAGCGCTGCCGACCTCACGGTCTCGGTCGTCCCGCAGGCTCCCGCCGCGGGTGTCCCGACAGGTGCGGTCTCGGCCACGGTCGACGGCGCGCCCGTCGAGGTGGCTGCCGAGCTCGTCGACGGTGCTGCCGTCCTCACGCTCCCGGACCTGCCGGTCGGTGACCGGACGGTCGTGGTCACCTACTCCGGTGACGCGGCCTTCGTCGCGGCAGAGTCGGTGGCGCTGGTCGTCACGGTGGCTGACGACGGGACGGCCGTCCCGGTGCCGGTCCCGGTCGACCCGGGCCCCGGTGACGAGGAGGGTGACCCTACGGAGCCCGCGGTGGCCGGAGCAGGTGCGGCCCAGCCCGGGTCGGGTCTCGCCGTCACCGGCGCCGACGTCACGCTCCTCGCAGCCCTCGCGCTGCTGCTGGCTGCTGCCGGAGCCGTCACGGTCCGCACGGTACGACGACGTCGCGGGACCGCGGGCTGA